In Methanococcoides methylutens, a single window of DNA contains:
- a CDS encoding cache domain-containing protein: protein MSDLKTIICILCTATLLLVASGCIQPDDTSISEQEDQTVEEEQPVLFSQEDYTVSRVNAAIDLMEETGELAFPEFRESNSEWFHDDFYIFIWKTDGMRVVYPPDLSGEGQNMSELVDFNDKPIGQIYIDIALSEEGEGWVDYYWPKPGETEPLMKHTFIKRASIGNETYLVGSGFYVDE from the coding sequence ATGAGCGATCTTAAAACCATAATTTGTATTCTGTGTACGGCTACCCTATTACTGGTAGCCTCTGGCTGTATCCAGCCGGACGATACATCTATTTCTGAGCAGGAAGATCAAACAGTTGAAGAGGAGCAGCCCGTTCTGTTTTCACAGGAAGACTATACGGTATCCCGGGTAAATGCGGCCATTGACCTTATGGAAGAAACAGGAGAACTGGCATTTCCTGAATTCAGGGAGAGCAATAGTGAGTGGTTCCACGATGATTTCTACATATTCATCTGGAAGACTGATGGGATGCGTGTTGTCTATCCGCCGGACCTGAGCGGCGAAGGTCAGAATATGAGCGAACTTGTGGACTTCAACGATAAACCCATAGGTCAGATATACATTGATATTGCTCTCAGTGAAGAAGGTGAGGGCTGGGTTGATTACTACTGGCCAAAACCCGGTGAAACTGAGCCTTTAATGAAGCATACGTTTATTAAGAGGGCATCGATCGGGAACGAGACCTATCTTGTGGGGTCCGGCTTCTACGTTGATGAGTGA
- a CDS encoding ATP-binding protein, which yields MNSYSIEMNVPISGVPHGEHSTLLYQNDDDVLDFIFSFLESGFKRNDLCIWIKPGIKENEETDGLLNEKITLVKQNYGSSNFDLVLVNSNLLSNGKAYHDAILEIIENKQKYAVKNGFNGLRVNIDLIMDKVDTLPFLRECQNSIISSSSGVDLTSLFICSLDSFSSSDVIVLMDCREKIIMKKDGMWTYMVDLLSSKYRKHLRTSPELMKKEKELKSIYRKSPVVAFLRSSENGFPVEFVSENVSQFGYSAVDLMADKVLYKDIIHSEDVTDYFLAFSECIKKGKSEFTKEYRIIDRERNIRWVTETSLIELDDHRKAIRFQGIIVDITEKKLAEEALKKTELNFKTLFDHSNDAVFIYDLSGYIYEVNAKLCDWLGYTRATLLKKNIIETFSPECAAHFHECMVDFFHTGGCIFEMAHLRKDGSEIPIEMSAQLIEYNGNVAILSISRDITERKNVEHALLEAKTNAEASNNLKSEFLANMSHELRTPLNSIIGFSDVLLYNDEDLLNDEQIRFITNISKSGKHLLSLINDILDLSKIEAGKADLHYEVFIFLDMLNDVISIVSPLAQQKNLHLDTIIESDNFCINADKLKLKQIIFNLVTNAIKFTPKGGSVIIRVEKNTDLLVIKVEDTGIGIPKSAQYDLFKPFTQVDSASNRQFEGTGLGLSLVKKLVNMHGGNVWVESEPGVGSTFGFSVPLSLELP from the coding sequence ATGAACAGCTATTCAATAGAAATGAATGTGCCTATATCAGGCGTTCCACATGGTGAACATTCTACACTTCTATACCAAAATGATGATGATGTTCTTGATTTTATCTTCTCTTTTCTGGAGTCGGGTTTTAAACGTAATGATCTCTGTATCTGGATAAAACCTGGGATAAAAGAAAATGAGGAAACAGATGGACTTCTCAATGAAAAGATTACTTTGGTTAAACAAAATTACGGTTCTTCGAATTTCGATCTTGTTCTTGTAAACTCTAATCTATTATCTAACGGGAAGGCGTATCATGATGCTATATTGGAGATTATAGAAAATAAACAGAAATATGCCGTTAAAAATGGATTCAATGGACTTAGGGTCAATATTGATCTGATCATGGATAAAGTTGACACGCTCCCCTTTCTAAGAGAGTGCCAAAATTCCATCATTTCTTCAAGTTCAGGTGTTGATCTTACGTCCTTATTTATCTGCTCTCTGGATTCATTTTCCTCTTCAGATGTTATCGTGCTCATGGATTGTCGGGAGAAAATCATCATGAAGAAGGATGGTATGTGGACCTATATGGTGGACCTGCTCAGCAGTAAGTACAGAAAACACCTGCGCACTTCTCCAGAGCTAATGAAAAAGGAAAAAGAGTTGAAGTCGATCTACAGGAAAAGTCCGGTAGTAGCATTCCTGAGGAGTTCGGAAAATGGTTTCCCTGTTGAATTCGTTTCTGAGAATGTATCTCAGTTTGGCTACTCAGCAGTAGATCTCATGGCTGATAAGGTTCTTTATAAGGATATAATTCATTCCGAGGATGTTACTGATTATTTTCTGGCCTTTTCTGAATGTATAAAAAAAGGCAAGTCAGAATTTACAAAAGAATATAGGATAATAGATCGTGAACGTAATATTCGTTGGGTCACTGAAACGTCACTGATCGAATTGGATGATCATAGGAAAGCAATTCGCTTCCAGGGTATCATTGTCGATATTACTGAAAAGAAACTTGCAGAGGAAGCTCTAAAAAAGACAGAACTTAATTTTAAAACTCTCTTTGATCATTCAAATGATGCGGTTTTCATTTACGACCTGTCCGGTTATATTTATGAAGTGAATGCTAAATTATGTGATTGGTTAGGTTATACAAGAGCCACATTGTTGAAGAAAAACATAATAGAGACCTTCAGTCCGGAATGCGCAGCACATTTTCATGAATGTATGGTAGATTTTTTTCATACTGGTGGATGTATCTTCGAAATGGCGCACCTTCGAAAAGATGGTTCTGAAATACCAATTGAAATGAGTGCTCAGCTTATAGAATATAATGGTAACGTCGCGATTCTGAGCATTTCCAGAGATATAACTGAACGCAAGAATGTAGAACATGCTCTTTTAGAAGCAAAAACCAACGCAGAGGCCTCAAATAACTTAAAAAGTGAGTTTCTGGCTAATATGAGCCATGAACTCCGAACTCCTTTGAATTCTATTATCGGATTCTCAGATGTCCTTCTCTACAATGACGAAGATCTGCTTAATGATGAACAAATAAGATTCATAACTAATATATCTAAAAGCGGTAAACATTTACTAAGCCTTATCAATGATATTCTTGATCTTTCAAAGATAGAGGCTGGTAAAGCTGATCTTCATTATGAAGTGTTTATATTTTTAGATATGTTGAATGATGTAATATCAATTGTTTCTCCTCTTGCTCAACAAAAAAACTTACATCTGGATACAATTATCGAATCTGATAATTTTTGTATTAATGCTGACAAGCTAAAATTAAAACAGATCATTTTTAATCTGGTGACTAATGCTATCAAGTTCACGCCTAAAGGTGGTTCAGTAATTATCCGGGTCGAAAAGAACACTGATTTATTAGTTATTAAAGTTGAAGATACGGGAATTGGAATTCCCAAATCTGCACAATATGATCTGTTTAAACCATTTACACAGGTGGACTCTGCTTCGAATCGCCAGTTTGAAGGCACAGGTCTTGGTTTGTCCCTCGTCAAAAAATTAGTAAATATGCACGGTGGTAATGTTTGGGTCGAAAGTGAGCCTGGTGTTGGAAGCACATTCGGTTTTAGTGTTCCTTTGTCTCTTGAATTACCTTAA
- a CDS encoding MEDS domain-containing protein — protein MQEYSRKMDLPISDVPHGDHMTLVYKNDDNVLDFVSSFLRSGFKRNDLCVWVTPGMKKEENTNDLFKEKTVYVNQNSCSSNFDLVLVNPALLSNVGSFCDSILELIEKKQKYVCKSGFSGLRINVDLMAEKDQMLPFLRACRKSIISSTSAMDLTSLFTCPLDSFSSSEVLELVDDRENTIMKMNGMWTNLVDMLSSKCRKHLQSSPELIIKEKRTTVNLQEKYMSFHY, from the coding sequence ATGCAGGAATATTCAAGAAAAATGGATTTGCCTATATCAGACGTTCCTCACGGCGACCATATGACACTTGTCTATAAAAATGATGATAATGTACTTGACTTTGTTTCTTCTTTCTTAAGGTCTGGCTTTAAACGTAATGATCTATGCGTTTGGGTAACGCCTGGGATGAAGAAAGAAGAAAACACGAATGATCTTTTCAAGGAAAAAACGGTTTATGTCAATCAAAATTCATGTTCCTCTAATTTCGATCTTGTTCTTGTGAATCCGGCATTGCTTTCTAATGTTGGATCTTTTTGTGATTCTATATTGGAACTTATTGAAAAAAAGCAGAAATATGTTTGTAAAAGCGGATTCAGTGGACTGAGGATCAATGTTGATCTGATGGCAGAAAAAGACCAAATGCTTCCTTTTCTCAGAGCGTGCCGAAAATCGATCATCTCTTCAACTTCAGCTATGGATCTTACAAGTTTATTTACCTGCCCTCTGGATTCATTTTCCTCTTCAGAGGTTCTCGAACTGGTCGATGATCGGGAAAATACTATCATGAAAATGAATGGTATGTGGACCAATCTGGTAGATATGCTAAGCAGCAAGTGCAGGAAGCACCTACAATCTTCTCCAGAGTTGATAATAAAAGAAAAAAGAACTACTGTTAATTTGCAGGAAAAATATATGAGTTTCCACTATTGA
- a CDS encoding deoxyuridine 5'-triphosphate nucleotidohydrolase — MTLLSKNELRELVLANPPLVENMIDMDTQLQPNGVEMTLQEVRTIEGAGAVDFDNSGRKISEGSKIEFNANGWIHLEPGIYKVLLNEIVNIPKTLAAIAKPRSSLIRCGATLETAVWDAGYCGRSECMLVVHNTAGFDLQKDARIMQLLFYHLQTEVEEGYCGRYQHENI; from the coding sequence ATGACCCTCTTATCAAAAAATGAACTTCGAGAGCTTGTACTTGCGAATCCACCTCTTGTAGAGAACATGATAGATATGGACACCCAGCTTCAGCCAAATGGCGTGGAGATGACCCTTCAGGAAGTCAGGACCATTGAAGGTGCAGGAGCGGTGGATTTTGATAATTCCGGTAGAAAGATATCTGAAGGCAGTAAGATCGAATTCAATGCGAATGGTTGGATACATCTTGAACCGGGAATATACAAAGTCCTTTTGAATGAAATCGTCAACATACCAAAGACACTGGCAGCGATCGCTAAACCACGTTCCAGCCTTATCAGATGTGGAGCTACTCTTGAAACCGCTGTATGGGATGCAGGATATTGTGGAAGAAGCGAATGCATGCTCGTGGTCCACAATACCGCCGGGTTCGACCTCCAGAAAGATGCACGTATAATGCAGCTTCTTTTCTACCACCTTCAAACGGAAGTGGAAGAAGGTTATTGCGGAAGATACCAGCATGAGAATATCTAA
- a CDS encoding PAS domain-containing protein gives MQEHSTKINVLMSDVPYGDHTTLVYKNGDKVIDFVSSFLRSGFKSNDLCIWITPGIKDSEGHDDLFEEKTIFVNQSSGSSNFDLVFMSPTLLSNANDFCAAILEFIEKKHKYAIKCGFKGLRINFDLMADKGQMFSFLKQCRKSIISSTSTIDLTALFTCPLDSFSSSEVFDLMDDRENTIIKKNGMWVNLMDLLSSKYRKHLRISPELMKREKELHSIYSNSPVVAFLRNSENGFPVEFVSENISQFGYSAEDLMCHKVLYEDLIHPWDIDDYFLAFSECIKNGDHEFTKEYRILDHKCNPRWVNETSLIETNNSGSPISFQGIIVDITERKLAEESLRGSEVNA, from the coding sequence AGTGATCGATTTTGTCTCGTCTTTTTTAAGATCTGGCTTTAAGAGCAATGACCTATGCATTTGGATAACGCCCGGGATAAAAGATAGTGAAGGTCACGATGATCTTTTTGAGGAAAAAACCATTTTTGTTAACCAGAGTTCCGGTTCCTCTAATTTCGATCTTGTTTTTATGAGCCCTACACTGCTTTCGAATGCCAATGATTTTTGTGCTGCTATACTGGAATTTATAGAAAAGAAACACAAATATGCCATTAAATGTGGATTCAAGGGGCTTAGGATAAATTTTGATCTGATGGCAGATAAAGGTCAAATGTTTTCTTTCCTCAAACAGTGCAGAAAGTCGATCATTTCTTCAACTTCGACCATCGATCTGACTGCCCTATTTACTTGTCCTCTTGATTCATTTTCCTCGTCGGAAGTCTTTGACTTGATGGATGATCGGGAGAATACCATAATTAAAAAGAATGGTATGTGGGTCAATCTGATGGATCTTCTTAGCAGCAAGTACAGGAAGCACCTGCGCATTTCTCCTGAGTTGATGAAGAGGGAAAAAGAACTACATTCCATTTATAGTAACAGTCCTGTAGTGGCATTTCTCAGGAATTCAGAAAATGGTTTCCCTGTTGAATTCGTTTCTGAGAACATATCCCAGTTTGGTTATTCAGCAGAAGATCTCATGTGTCACAAGGTTCTCTATGAGGATCTGATCCATCCCTGGGACATTGACGATTATTTTCTGGCCTTTTCTGAGTGTATTAAAAATGGGGATCACGAATTTACAAAAGAATACAGGATATTGGACCACAAATGTAATCCTCGCTGGGTCAATGAAACGTCATTGATCGAGACAAATAATTCCGGGAGTCCGATTAGCTTCCAGGGCATCATTGTTGATATTACTGAAAGGAAACTTGCAGAAGAATCTTTAAGGGGATCCGAGGTTAACGCTTAA